The DNA sequence gtgtatgtttgaatgtagTTTTGAGAAGTTTTGGTGATATTTGGACGTAGGAATCTCACGGGGAAAGCTTCGCCAATTTTTTTGGGAAGCACCACCactttcgaggcaatttccgaCCAAACCACGACAAGTTAGCTATCAtgcaaggtaccattctcttcatctcgttgAGTACTACAAATTTGGTTTTTGAATAActtaatttggttgagtatcggagaagttatgaacgtttaaaagtATGCCCAGAAACCGACCACCTTTGGCCTGAAAATGGGTCGACCCGACCCGATAAACCTCAACCCAAATTCCTTTGGGCCAGGTCACCCAGCCCAGCCCAACCAAAGTGAACCggcccaaaacccaaaatcgGACCGACCCAAACCCTGAGCCTAGCCAACGCGTGGACCTGTGCGTGGGCTCGCGTGAGGGCGAGCCTTGGTCGGACGTGGAGCACATGCGCCTCCACCTGAGGTACTGTGCTCTGCCGCCGTAGACGACGACGCCAGTGACTTTTTCGGCCAACTTTCCGGTGACCCATCTCGACGTATGGCTGTCGGGGCCACCGCCTTATGGCCGCGCATGCGGTGGCATGTGGGGTACCAGAGGTCCCCCCTTATGTTTTTAGATGTCTTAAATCCGTTTATGACGTCCGTTTTTAGAAATTCAATCGTTATGGTAGacttttattaattggacccttttatgtgcttaggtgcaattattaGCGGCGTTTCCATCTCTTCTATTTCGCACGGCTCTTCAATGACGGAgtatttgtgagtggaccccttctaaaatgcatattttattattagaaatgcataaatgaaaagcatgattaATTGATTACGTTTTCTaaaacgtttatgagtaaattggatttacgCTTTATTACATTCAAGCTTTATTGAttttatgttctttgtagtatatatgattgatgactatatactatgaagatgttttaagATATGATATTTGAGCTACTGAGCTCCGTTGAGATATCTGTACTtatgtttggaaagattatgttcaatgattttgtgcttatctagtggtcactctTCTGCCTACGGGAGATGATAGTTATATTGGCTTTGGCCGGGGGTAGGTTGGTGGCTTCGGCCAGGAGATACTTATATTGGATTTGGCTAGGCGTAGGTTGGTGGCTTTGGCCGTAAGATACTGATATATGATACCACTACATAGCACACTATATAgatgtatatatgttttatgaaggttttatggcatgctaggattttcggaaaacctattacatattatactactaagttttcataaactttgggggttagtacattgttgaataactgttttagtattacatatatatcaacttggtctactcatgttttgttttgcaccccctcaGGATATAGGAACGAGGCATACAATTCGAGCTACGAGGCATTCCCCTACCAGTGATTTTGTGTTGTCCACTCTGCTTTTGACATCACTTGTAATAACATCTTCTGCTATACCTTCCCCTTGTATTCTAAATTagatgtatgctctgaacatgtcatgaATTATCACTATCATTTTATTTGACGActgaatattattatattattttggtaaggtttatatttaaatattacatTGTGTAGTTCGCGggaaatttatatgcatgtttcactTGTTCtcagcatatgcattcattaaatggcttgTGTCATCCTCGGGTGTCGGTCAACACGTGGCCATCCCGTTGTCCTTTGGACATtgggatcggggtgtgtcatgtaCGCTTAAGAGGCTTTTGATGGTAAATGGACTTTCCGTAGGAGCTTTGGTGCAAGGCCAATTGGAGGACAAAGTTAAGAGGCTGAAGATCTATGTGTCtaactttcataattttccatgaATCCAATTGTTCCAATTCCACAAATCAGTCCCGTGAAAGTTATATTCCTGTAGGAACTTTGGTACAGGGCTAATTTGAAGTCTTTCTCGATTTTTGGTAAActtgattttagttttcaaaagcactttgaCATATCTtagaagcttttttttttttttttttgaaaaacacCTGTCACTGAGGGTGGGCAACGGAAGGGTCGGCTCGGATTTAACCTCAATCCACTGGCCGATCAAGGGGTGTCGGTTTGACAATCATCCAAACCATTGCCGGCAGGAAAAATTGGTTGACTAACCCACCCGGCCCAATAATTagtgggttgggttgggtggTTTGGTGGGTTGAGACTTGGAGTGAGGGATAAGGGGAGATTACATAGAACAGTAAGGGAGGAGTAAGTAGTTATGACTGCACGCTGAGCTTAGAGAAGCATTGGATGCAAGAAAGACTATAGGAGAAATGTCTGTAATGGAGGTTTTTATCTGTGAATTGATGCAGTGTGCTAGTATATTAATCACAATATTTTGCTAGTCCTGAAATTAAGCCAACCCAAGCATGCCAAGTGTAAAGTCAAAAATAGTAGTTGACCAAAAAGAAACTCAAGTGGTAGATAATAGAAATCCATCATTGGCTAAACAATCATTTGGTTATGCCATTTTGGGCTTTGCTCTAACCGAAGCTATTGCATCGTTTGCCCTAATGATGGACTTTTTATCTCATCTGTATTTCGATCGAGGTTGAACTTTCATTCCTACAACtatctttttgaagcaaataATTCACAGTGCTCATTCTATAGATACTGTAAAAGCCAACTTCGTGAAGGAATTTCCAATAGGGATGAGAAAGAGCAGTGGTTGACAATCATTTGCCAATtctctccttttcctttttctctcaaaaaaaaaaaaaaaaaggcttgcTCTATACTTCTGTCAATTGCAACAACTAAGGAAACATAGGCATATGGGTCAGGTTCGAATGGGTTGTTAATGTTGAAAACTGACCTCAACTGCTCCCTCCAATGGGTTATGTCCtaagtttcaatttttaagAGTGTAAAACCGACCCAACCCAACTTATCATAGGTGGGTTGGTCGGTTTGGGTGGGTGACCCATGAAAATGCCCACCCCTACTTGTCACATGCTTTTCAAAAAGAAATTCTAAGTGTTTTCTTTAACAAGCACTTAAACTtctaataaaattttaacatgTTTCTAATAcaaacttcaagcacaagcaaATAAGCTAAAAAATACTTCATAAAGCAATCACAAACCAGCATTTAGACTTACCCGGTGCGTATTCCTACGTATTGCTTCGTAAAGCCTATGTGTAGTTGGCCAAAAACAAATacgggaaattttatttgaacccatttaacctctttctacacccaacttactttCTTCAcccatattgtttttttattaaagaattaatttctctttaaacccaaatttattacctaaactatcctcttaaacccaattcaaaatgtaaagtTATATGTACACCTACTccttttataaaataacatctctaattgaattttttttttcttcaaagaggCGTCCTTTGCCCCTGTATAATTGCATATGACTAGCATTTTCATGgctgctttttttctttctactacCAAACCCATCCATAGACTTGGGATCCAAGAAATCCTTCCATAGATTTGAATTTTCCAGAGAATGCAATGCAAGCTCCAGTTCAGTCCATCACTTTGCTAGAAACATTTGACCTTGACgctttggatttggatggaGACATGCCACCTGCTAGTTAGTGGTCAAGGTTTATGTGGTTGGGCAATCTTTATTTGCACCAAGAATCAAGTTATATGTCTTTGCACTACTAATCAAAAGTCCTTGCAATGGTGTTTTGGGGCGTAGACAGACGACagagaaaaacaaatacaatataatataataagtaTGAAACTTAATCCGAAGATGaagcaaacaaataaaatattcatAGATCGAGTCATACCTTAGTTGgaagattcaaaacttcaaaatcaccattcaTTAATAGAAAAGCTTATTTTTCTCTATGAGAACTATTAGGGTTTTAACCGGAATGAACGTATGATAAACAAATGATGATGCTAAggtttaattatagtgtttgggtttattgaaaaatttaatagtaattatgcaatagagtaaaatagataattaacatttaaaatttaagttgggtgtaaaaaaaGGTTACACGTTTAATTAAAATTTCCCAACAAACACAGGATTACAAAGTCAAAATTGACCCTCAAAAACCCTAACGGCCCATTCCCAAAACCCCACTCTTCTTCTTCGGCTACAATTTTTCACAGAGCTACCAGTATTGATGATTGAACTCGCATCGCAGTTAATCTGACTCTGGGAAGAATCAATCTCGCCAATTTTAACAGCGAAAGACAATGGAAATTGACAGAGTCGACGGACGCACACCAAACCAGTTGAGACCATTGGCTTGTTCTCGCAGCGTCCTCAACCGCGCTCATGGCTCTGCAAGTTGGACTCAAGGTTCTTACTTCACCTCAAAATCCACATATATTCTCTATCTGCGCAATCTGGCCATTCTACTCTGTATTTTTAgcttgtcttcttcttcaatggGCTGGCCGCCTTTTGGAATATTATTGCTACTGAAATTctgtttttattcaaaattgctGAAATGATCGGTTTTTCAGTACGTGATCAATATTCAATTGATATGTCGTCGATAGAGGTGCAAATCAACCTATTAGATTGTTAATGGGTAATCATCAAAATCCCTTTTTAGTTTGATTACGTAATATGGTGGTGAGATTGGTAGTGGTGATGATGGTGTAATGCACCTTATTATAGTGAAATCAAAGTACACCTGTCTTAATGGTTACCTAATAACAATCCAATGTGTTGATTTGCCACCTCTGTGATCCATATTTAATTATGATAAGTCCAACAGTTGAGATTTGGTTTCTGATTATTTTAACTGATTGCCCAATTTAGTTAATActtttttgtgggttttggctaaaatttggaatttcattttctttaactGTGTTTATTATTGGTATTGATATTTATGTTTAGGtttgttttgttggtttttaaCTTTCTATAGGAGATACGAAAGTTCTTGCTGTTGTTTATGGACCTAAAGCAGGAACAAAGAAGAACGAAAATCCCGAAAAAGCTTGCATAGAGGTTATTTGGAAGCCTAAAACAGGCCAGAGTGGTGAGTTTTCGCCTCTACTAACTTACTCTTATTGCTCTGGACTGGACAATGTGTACATAGAGTGCGGCGAATTCTGTTCTTTCTGTTTaatttgaacattttttttGCATGATATAGGAAAACTTGAAAGGGAATATGAGATGATATTGGAGAGGACCTTGCAAAGCATCTGCATACTGACTCTAAACCCAAATACCACAACCTCGGTCATTGTTCAGGTGAGGTGATTTTATTTGTATGAAATACATTATGTCCGAATCGTAGTCATTGTTTTGCAGAATCAAGTAGTAGATCACTTTAAGGACATGTTAAATTTATGAGTTTTAAAGGGCTTATGGTGCAAAATATGGACATTGGCCCTTGTTACGTAGACAGGTAAAAGTTTCCAGGAAGTGTAACTGTGGTTTGGCTTTTGAGCCTGTGCATAGAAATGCATCCGCCAATTATAAGTCATGTATTAAAGAGACAGGCTAGATTATGTAGTTTTTCCAACCCGTAAGATGAATAGCTATGCAAAACCAGTTTACTAATTGTTGTCTCCCTAAATGCTGATTTTGTTTGAAGTTATGTCCATCTAGTAATATAAGCTCCCATCTCTTGTTTATCTTCATGTATGCGATTTTGACCTTTTTATACACCCAGTAACTGAGTCACCGAATACTTCTTCAGTTTCCTTGGGTATTTGTTATTAACTCGTTTACAGCTATGGTCAAGTTATCATCCATTTGTTTAAAAAGTGTTATGTTCTGTTGCAGGTTGTCAATGATGATGGTGCTGTATCCTTAAACGTTTTGCATTTTTTGGACATTGGGAgtataaaaataattataaaacctTGGGGTGCTGCCTGCTGGTAGTGTTGTTATTCTCTGGGtgcctttccctttctctctgaTCCTAAATGACGGCATTACAACGTCCCTTGGAGGTTAAATCAGTTAATTGACAAAATCAGACTAGTCTTCCATGTCAAAGCTCAGGATTCTCAAGCTCCTCAGGTAAAAGGTATTTTAGAACTCCCATGGAGTGAATTCATGTTACATAAGGTTCCATACTGCACAAGGAacaggtatttttttttttttttttttttttatgagttgAATAACCTCGAGGCATGCAATATCTTGTTTGACATTTGCACATATCCAAGAACATGTTAGCTTCTCCCTTTCTTCTTTGTTATCTTCTATACGTGTTGATACAAGTAGAAGTACCTTAACAACTACGTGTATAGCTTCTCCCATGTGCCATAAATGCAGCGTGTGCTGCCCTTGTTGATGCTGGGGCTCCTCTAAAACATCTTGCTGGTAAATGAGACCTATGTTTTGCTCTTCTATCCTTCGTTTGATGAATATGTCCTGaggtgtttttatgttttttgcaGTTGCCATATGTTGTTGCCTGGCAGAGAGTGGATACGTCATTTTGGACCCCAGCAAGCTGGAAGAGCAGGTTTTTCTTAGTTCATCTCTATAAACATCTAATTGTAGTTCAATTATACTCCAAAATTCTATAGCTTCTTTAAGGAGGATCGTATTAGCACATACATGTCTTCGTTACATATCCATTTTCTTTAAGGAAGTGAGGCACCAAGCTATAAGCTTTCCAGAGTTATAGAAGCTGGGTTGTTTTCATATCTAAATGTGTGCACGTGCTAAATGCAGTTATATTTGTATAAGTTGAACCTATGTACTCCATCCTTAACCCTTCCCTTAACCTGTTTCTTTTACGGCACATCAATCTCTGTATGTGAGATGTTTGAATTTGTGTATTTTCGTTGTCTCTATATTGGTAATACCTTGAACTATGACTTGTTGCGCCCTCAACCCATACCTTACCTGGTGATTCACAATCTTTGGCATTACGTATTTCTCCATCCTTAATGGTGTTTGAATTTGTAACGGCAGAAAATGAAGGCGTTTGCGTACTTGGTCTTCCCAAACGCTCTCACAATCCTTCAAGGAGGATCACAGGTGGGAGGTGAACCCATGGAGCACGGGATCATCACCTCGGTGACCCAGGGAGCAATGTCAGGTATTTACCACTCTTCATCTCCCCTCTCTAATCTAACAATATGGGAAATTTCCTGGTGTTTTATGCTATACTGGTTGTGTTAGTAAGATTTACGATACTTGATCCGACCAGTCCTCACTCTATATTTTTCCAGTCGACGACTATCTTCACTGTTTAGAACGAGGGCGCGCTGCCACTGCAAAGATGTCTGCATTTCTCCAAAAGAGCTTGCAACCACTGCTATCAGATGGTTGAATTTGAATCTACATCCTGGAGATTTCGTGTAGCATAAAGTCTCTGTGGCTAGATTTCGCAGCCCTACTCGATTATCTTGAACCCCTAtgtaaaaacattttttttgtacTCCACTGTATGAACCTACAGATCAATGTAATACGGTTACTTTCAATGTAgcccttttgttaattttggaagaacaaaaaattagtGGTTATAATACAGTAGTAATTACTCTTATAAAAAGCACCATTGCAGAATAACACATGATTAATTTCGAACAATCAGCATTACATTGGTAGTAATTTTGTATAATACATACATAAATCCAGACCCAGCAAAATGAACCCAAAATAAAAGGGGAAGGCTATGCGCACCAAGTGTTCGATAAAATGTCGCAGAGAGCGACTGTTTTTTTTCACTTCCGTGATGGcaggggagagggagagaagagTCGGGCTACGTATTCCTGTTGCTCGCGGAAGCGTCGTTTGAGGAACGTTTCGAGGATCTCCATGACGGAGACGAATCGTTTCATGTCTTCGAGGCGACGGCTGAGCTCCGCCTCACGAGCCCTGGCTCGCGCCAGCCGCGCCTCCGTCTGGGCAAGGCGGCCGCGCAGATCTGCGACCGCCACCGCGTTGTCGTTCCGCGGTCGGACGGCGCGTTGTGGGGTCGGGTTGTCTCTGGAGAAGGGTGGTTGCTGACCGTAACACATGATTTGATTGATGAATGAAGGTTTGGAAAGTGTTTTTGCTGCTAaaggagaagaatgaagatttttattttcttttgccaACTACATTCTACAATATCGAAATTGGGCTGAGTTTTAAAAGGGAGGACCTTGTACTTAATACatttatttacataaattatattGATTGTTAAATACTCTATTAAATACATTTAAGTATTgttgtcaaattttaaaagaatttataaattttaaattaactccttttttttttttttttttttgttaagtaaAAGCGATTGTTGTTTTACTATATTAAAAACGGGTAATGaactttttatttcttatatcttacttcaaagatcatgtctacTAAACCCAAATGCAAAACCATATTGACCGTTGGAAATTTAGTATTTCTTTGTAGAGAATTCATCAATTTTcctcactacaaatgaatgttaTAATAgcttttggatttgtctaactTTTTGCAAGATGATTTATGAATGATGTACTAAAATACAGActgtttggatcattgaaatacattataaaATGGGCCTACAAAATCGGTGTCAAAATATGTATCAAAAGCATATGTTCCCAGATCATAAACCATTAGCAACTTTTTGCAAATATTAAAATGATATAAAAGATAGCATCCAAAAGATTCTCAATGGTCAATCCAAGGAGATTTCAACAAAACACAAAGGCCAATCAGGCCAAATTAATTACCATCATGCTAGGTAAGGGATTTTGTTGGCGTGGAAAATTTCAGGTACTCCAATTCTCCACCAACAAATAATCTTGAACACATTGAGAAGCCTTGGACACCATCTTGGCAACAATGAGGGCGGGGGGACCTGCAAAAACAAACACTCTGATGCTCAAGTCAGTGTTTGTTCAGAAtgcttataaaatatataacGATCTTATACTCTCTTTTTCCCCCATTTTTTCTGGTGGGATTATTAGCCTTTTTATAGGCATTCAAGTCTTGGGCTCCAAGTCCCACTTTCCTTCTATTTCTCCATGTTCCACATTCCACATTCCATGAAGTATCTGATTATGCTCCTTTATTTTAGCCCAACTCCTTATGTTTAGCATGCTAGTGGCTCGTTTAGTGGAGTAATTTTTGGCTCCCACATTGCCTcgtttttttttcctgcaaaCATATATCATTTAGGGTTTGTAGAGGAAAAAtgttttctttgcaaaaattcatTCGACTTGAGATATCATCATGAGTTTAGCCTTTGGCTACAATCATAGTTTAGCTTGTGTCTACAATCATAGTTTAGCCTTTAGTTACGATCACACAGTCATATATTATCCTTCGGCCATGATCAATTGGTTATAACTTAGCCTTTTATTATGATCTCATGATCATAATTTAACATTTGGCTACGATTATACGGTCATAATTTAACCTTCGACTACGACCAAAGGGTCAATGTTTAGCCTTTGGCTACGATCATAGGTGAATGTTTAGCCTTCGGCTACAATCATACGGTCAATGTTTAGCCTTCTGCTACCTTCATACGGTCATAGTTTAGCCTTCGGCTACGATCATAGGTGAATATTTAGCCTTCGGCTACGATCATATGGTAATGTTTAGCCTTCTACGTTCATGCAGTCATAGTTTAGCATTCGACTACGATCATAGGTGAATGTTTACCCTTTGGCTACAATCATACGGTCATAGTTTAGCCTTCGGCTACGATCATAGATATTCGACCCGACCCGGACTCCACCACATCCCAAGCACAACTCAactatagcacgatattgtccgctttaggccccgaccatgccctcatggttttgtttctggggactcacgagcaacttcccagtgggtcacccatcatgggattgctccagcccaaactcgcttaacttcggagttccgatggaatccgaagccagttagctcccaaaatgcctcatgctaaaggaggtgggcatgtacacatatgaggcatagaggatccactcctatgggcgatgtgggatctaacattTGCAAATCCTTACTTAAAATGAGTCATTTACAAATTTCACATAAATGCACTTGCGATGATCGTTGATACATTTCTATTctcctttggttttttttttttttttttttttttgtgcaagtGGTCATTTACCACAGCAGTGGAAATGAGTTAAGCCCTTGCATGACGACGTGGGTTTGAACCCCGTcgatgactaatctaacatccaTCTAACATAAAATATATCAtccgaccaaaaaaaaaaaaatctcctctCTTTGACATTTTATAATTCAGTCCTTAATAACTTGGTTTCAATCCCATAGCACTCGTAAATCATTTAGATATGAGGCTAAGTTGGATATCTTCCCGCCACTTATTActcgatctagtgatattcctcttcatttgcaagtaagaggtcttaggttcgttTCTCGCCAAAgccgaatttgaaccacattattgcttagcccattgtgaggctaagcccatctctcatcccccttagtgtagataatattgtttgttcaaaaacaaaaaaacaaaaagttggaCATCTTCCCAGCAACAcaaattaggggtgggcacaggCCAGTTGGGACATAAAGGAATCGGCCATGGGAGAACAAGTTTCCCCCAGATGTAGTTACCGTTTTCCTCGGTCATCATCCTCAAGACGTGCGAGTCAAGAACAAGTAAAGAGCGCTGTGAAATCAGCTAAGTCGGACCAAATTGAGTGGACAACAAGCAAGTTGTTCCCCTTCATCTTCTCCAATCTATTTGATCCAACAATTTTCTTCGATTTGGAGCACcatcaaagattcaaactttacaACTGCATTACCACAAAGATTGAACATTTCCTCTATTTTTCTCAGCAATCAAAGAGAcaatataaaaaattgaaaatacttGATGGTTAAGATTCTGAGGGAGAACTAAACAAGGATGAATAGGTGAAAGAATGGGAAGGATAAGTTTAATCTGGATATGGGTATTCCCATATTAGACAACGAATATCGAAGTTAATTTTGGGGCAAGATTGAAGGtttaaatcttcttcttcttggataatgattcaaaattgaagaaattaaaaaggaCGGCCCCTCGCAATTTTCGTCTTCTTAGACGGAGAAGATGACTAATTTGTCGTTCAACTTCATCGTTCATCCCTTCGAGTTCGACACAAAGAGAAACTAACTTCATCGTTCATCCCTTTGAGTTcgacatagagagagagattaagaaTCAAGAGGGAGGAGAGTTAGTTTGGACTctggagagagagattgagacgGAGGAGATCAAGATACAAGAGGGAAGATTGAGGAGAGAAGATTCGGTCTGAATTTGGGAGAGTCTTCGGGAAAGTAAACTGAGTGAGGCTAGGCTTGGTGAGGCTCGTGTGTTTGCGTGAGATTTGAGCATACAGGTTCAATGGATATGGTCATGTCTTTAGAAATTTGGAACCGACCTGCCCTGCtttgttttttatataaataatatagaCCTGTCCCCAATCCGTACCGAACTGCTAGTACCTGCCCCTACCCACGGGTCCATGCCCATTTGCCCACCCCTAACACAAACTCGAAGTTCTGAATATAAGATAAAATATTTGTAATCAATTGAACTGCAACTTcttacttttatattttttaatttaagctAAAATAGTTTAATAAAGGTGTAATTAGGGCTGGGCAAACGGGCCCTGGACCCGCGGTTAGGGGCGGGTCCAAGCGGATCGGGGCGGGTACGGGGCGGGTCCTatttttaaaaatctgaaacggggcggggcggggcgGATCCATGTTATTTGCGGGGCGGGACGGGTCGTAATTGCTGAGGAAACGGGTCCCCGACCCGAACCGTTTCCACCTTCCAAAAATTTAAGATTTAATCTGATCCGTTGATTAAAACCACGATCGCACGATCGCACTCAAGAGTCTCTCAGATCAGACTCTCAGTCTCAGACAGTCAGACTCTCCCAGAGACTCCCACAGTCGACACTCGACAGTTCCCTTCCCCCACTCCCCaaatctcctctcctctctaCTCTCTCATCTCAGAGTCAGACCTCGATCGCTCCCATCTTTTTCCATCGATTCTCCACCCCTACTGACTCGACTCGACTCGACTCCTTGAGACTCATAGTGAGTCTGTGACTGTCGACCTCGACTATGTCTGTCGACATTACATCAATCCTCCCCAATCGTGAGTTCCGACCACCACCACACGGTCGACACCAACCTCGCCGTCGAGAACACTACCATCATCCTGCAAATTCCTAGG is a window from the Pyrus communis chromosome 16, drPyrComm1.1, whole genome shotgun sequence genome containing:
- the LOC137720407 gene encoding exosome complex exonuclease RRP46 homolog, which encodes MEIDRVDGRTPNQLRPLACSRSVLNRAHGSASWTQGDTKVLAVVYGPKAGTKKNENPEKACIEVIWKPKTGQSGKLEREYEMILERTLQSICILTLNPNTTTSVIVQVVNDDGALLPCAINAACAALVDAGAPLKHLAVAICCCLAESGYVILDPSKLEEQKMKAFAYLVFPNALTILQGGSQVGGEPMEHGIITSVTQGAMSVDDYLHCLERGRAATAKMSAFLQKSLQPLLSDG
- the LOC137720408 gene encoding protein SKIP34 — encoded protein: MCYGQQPPFSRDNPTPQRAVRPRNDNAVAVADLRGRLAQTEARLARARAREAELSRRLEDMKRFVSVMEILETFLKRRFREQQEYVARLFSPSPLPSRK